A single genomic interval of Lathyrus oleraceus cultivar Zhongwan6 chromosome 7, CAAS_Psat_ZW6_1.0, whole genome shotgun sequence harbors:
- the LOC127102853 gene encoding pheromone-processing carboxypeptidase KEX1-like, producing the protein MPDFTTTIKRVVAIPIEILCNGLEGDHNELNVRLSAITSIEEEEEDFSNQDKQYGESSIKNNEKIPNYISKVIMITNGMKSRGETFSEDSIIEKVLRYLTPRFDYIIVAIEHSKDLSIMRIEELQISLEVQELHLTKRTSEREPNKERESEEENIARGDYDDEPVLLMAYKSDDDEPVRLTFSDFEGDSEYESESEDDSESEEDEEDSEGKSDSEGESDSDPDSDDDPESGGNQIFEGGAFEGGPTSEGGQASDNVLESEGDSKQV; encoded by the exons ATGCCCGATTTTACCACTACAATCAAAAGAGTTGTAGCGATTCCTATTGAAATTCTATGTAATGGTTTGGAAGGAGATCATAATG AGTTGAATGTGCGTCTTTCTGCCATAACATCAATTGAAGAGGAGGAAGAAGATTTTAGTAATCAAGATAAGCAGTATGGAGAATCCAGTATTAAGAACAATGAGAAGATACCTAACTACATCTCTAAAGTGATTATGATCACAAATGGGATGAAATCGCGTGGAGAAACATTCTCTGAAGATagtatcattgagaaggtacttagatATCTTACTCCTCGGTTTGATTACATTattgtagcaattgaacattctaaggatctgagCATCATGAGAATAGAAGAGCTGCAAATCAGTCTAGAGGTGCAAGAGTTGCATCTGACTAAAAGAACCTCTGAGAGAGAG CCAAACAAGGAAAGGGAGTCAGAAGAAGAAAACATAGCTAGAGGAGATTATGATGATGAACCTGTGTTATTAATGGCTTATAAATCTGATGATGATGAACCTGTGCGATTGACGTTTTCTGATTTTGAAGGAGACTCTGAATATGAGTCAGAGTCAGAagatgactctgaatctgaa GAAGATGAAGAAGACTCTGAAGGCAAgtctgattctgaaggtgaatctgattctGATCCAGATTCTGATGATGATCCAGAATCTGGAGGTAATCAAATCTTTGAAGGTGGAGCCTTTGAAGGTGGTCCAACTTCTGAGGGTGGTCAAGCATCCGATAATGTTCTAGAATCAGAAGGGGATTCTAAACAAGTTTAG